The following are from one region of the Gossypium hirsutum isolate 1008001.06 chromosome D03, Gossypium_hirsutum_v2.1, whole genome shotgun sequence genome:
- the LOC107949489 gene encoding DNA gyrase subunit B, chloroplastic/mitochondrial isoform X1, with product MALLPRYLYPHLPLRLMASRSHFFVHFPSFHSLASYPCYSIFFHPRTNFALKSICWFPVQNVLTPRAFMSSNITTESFHGSKSSKAYNSEQIQVLEGLDPVRKRPGMYIGSTGPRGLHHLVYEILDNAVDEAQAGFATQIDVVLHSNGSVSITDNGRGIPTDFHPVTKKSALETVLTVLHAGGKFGGLSSGYSISGGLHGVGLSVVNALSEALEVTVWRDGMEYRQKYSRGKPVMALTCHGLSTESKDRQGTCIWFWPDNKIFTTAIEFDYNTLAGRIRELAFLNPKLTITLKKEDNDPEKSLYNEYFFAGGLFEYVKWLNADKKPLHDVLGFSRQIDGTIIDVALQWCSDAYSDTMLGYANSIRTIDGGTHIEGVKASLTRVLNNLGKKSKIIRDKDISLSGEHVREGLTCIISVKVSNPEFEGQTKTRLGNPEVRKVVDQSVQEFLTEYLELHPDVLDSILSKSLNAFKAALAAKRARELVRQKSVLKSSSLPGKLADCSSTNPEESEIFIVEGDSAGGSAKQGRDRRFQAILPLRGKILNIERRDEAAMYKNEEIQNLIIALGLGVKGEDFKIESLRYHKIIILTDADVDGAHIRTLLLTFFFRYQRALFDEGCIYVGVPPLYKVERGKQVHYCYHDADLQKVLSLFPQNASYNIQRFKGLGEMMPAQLWETTMDPEQRLLKQLVVEDAAEANRVFSSLMGAQVDARKELIQNSASKINLDKLDI from the exons ATGGCGCTTCTTCCGCGATATCTTTATCCTCATCTTCCTCTTCGTCTTATGGCCTCTCGCTCtcatttttttgttcattttcctTCTTTTCATTCTCTCGCTTCCTATCCTTGTTATTCCATCTTCTTCCACCCcag GACAAACTTTGCATTGAAGAGCATTTGCTGGTTTCCAGTTCAAAATGTACTTACGCCAAGGGCATTTATGTCTTCTAACATCACAACTGAATCTTTTCATGGAAGCAAAAGCTCGAAAGCTTATAACTCTGAGCAAATTCAG GTTCTGGAAGGATTGGACCCTGTTAGAAAAAGACCCGGAATGTATATTGGAAGTACAGGTCCTCGTGGTTTGCACCATTtg GTATACGAGATATTGGATAATGCTGTTGATGAGGCTCAAGCAGGTTTTGCAACACAAATAGATGTTGTTTTACATTCAAATGGTTCCGTGAGCATAACTGATAATGGGCGTGGG ATTCCAACTGATTTCCATCCTGTCACAAAGAAATCTGCCTTGGAAACAGTGTTGACG GTGTTACATGCAGGTGGCAAGTTTGGTGGCTTAAGTAGTGGTTACAGTATCTCTGGTGGCTTGCATGGTGTGGGTTTATCTGTGGTTAATGCCTTATCCGAG GCATTAGAAGTCACTGTTTGGAGAGATGGAATGGAATACCGGCAAAAATATTCACGGGGGAAGCCTGTAATGGCACTAACATGTCATGGGCTTTCGACTGAATCAAAGGATCGTCAAGGGACATGCATTTGGTTTTGGCCTGACAATAAAA TATTTACCACGGCAATTGAGTTTGACTACAACACACTTGCTGGACGAATTAGAGAACTTGCTTTTCTGAACCCTAAG CTTACTATCACTCTTAAAAAAGAAGATAATGATCCAGAGAAGAGCCTTTATAATGAATATTTCTTTGCTGGGGGACTGTTTGAATATGTGAAATGGCTAAATGCTGATAAG AAACCACTTCATGATGTGCTAGGTTTCAGCAGACAAATAGATGGAACCATAATTGATGTTGCTCTCCAGTG GTGTTCAGATGCATATTCAGATACAATGTTGGGTTATGCCAACAGCATACGAACGATTGATGGTGGCACACATATAGAAGGGGTCAAGGCTTCATTGACAAGAGTCCTCAATAACCTTGGAAAAAAGTCTAAGATTATCAGG GATAAGGATATTAGCTTAAGTGGTGAACATGTTAGGGAGGGACTGACATGCATTATTTCTGTGAAAGTGTCAAATCCAGAATTTGAAGGACAAACTAAG ACAAGATTGGGAAATCCTGAGGTGCGAAAAGTGGTTGATCAATCTGTTCAAGAGTTTCTTACTGAATATTTGGAGTTGCATCCAGATGTACTTGATTCAATCCTTTCCAAGTCCCTAAATGCTTTCAAG GCAGCTCTTGCAGCGAAGAGGGCAAGGGAATTAGTCCGGCAAAAGAGTGTGTTAAAATCATCATCTCTTCCTGGAAAACTGGCTGATTGTTCATCCACAAATCCAGAAGAATCTG AAATTTTCATAGTTGAAGGAGACTCAGCTGGTGGCAGTGCCAAGCAAGGCCGCGATAGGCGCTTTCAG GCCATCCTTCCTCTGAGgggtaaaattttgaatattgaaaGGAGGGATGAGGCAGCAATGTACAAAAACgaagaaattcaaaatttgattaTTGCTCTTGGACTTGGGGTGAAG GGAGAGGATTTTAAAATAGAAAGCCTACGGTATCATAAGATCATTATCTTAACAGATGCTGATGTAGATGGTGCTCATATCCGAACTCTGCTTCTGACATTTTTCTTCAGATATCAG AGAGCCTTATTTGATGAAGGTTGCATTTATGTTGGTGTTCCACCTCTTTACAAG GTTGAAAGGGGAAAACAAGTACACTATTGTTATCATGATGCAGACCTTCAAAAGGTCTTGAGCTTGTTCCCGCAGAATGCATCATACAACATTCAGAGATTCAAAG GTTTGGGTGAGATGATGCCAGCTCAGCTGTGGGAAACAACAATGGATCCTGAGCAAAGGCTACTGAAGCAATTAGTGGTTGAAGATGCGGCTGAAGCTAATAGAGTGTTTTCATCCCTTATGGGAGCTCAG gTGGATGCAAGGAAGGAGCTCATCCAGAATTCCGCAAGCAAGATCAATCTCGATAAGCTGGATATTTGA
- the LOC107949489 gene encoding DNA gyrase subunit B, chloroplastic/mitochondrial isoform X2, with the protein MALLPRYLYPHLPLRLMASRSHFFVHFPSFHSLASYPCYSIFFHPRTNFALKSICWFPVQNVLTPRAFMSSNITTESFHGSKSSKAYNSEQIQVLEGLDPVRKRPGMYIGSTGPRGLHHLVYEILDNAVDEAQAGFATQIDVVLHSNGSVSITDNGRGIPTDFHPVTKKSALETVLTVLHAGGKFGGLSSGYSISGGLHGVGLSVVNALSEALEVTVWRDGMEYRQKYSRGKPVMALTCHGLSTESKDRQGTCIWFWPDNKIFTTAIEFDYNTLAGRIRELAFLNPKLTITLKKEDNDPEKSLYNEYFFAGGLFEYVKWLNADKKPLHDVLGFSRQIDGTIIDVALQWCSDAYSDTMLGYANSIRTIDGGTHIEGVKASLTRVLNNLGKKSKIIRDKDISLSGEHVREGLTCIISVKVSNPEFEGQTKTRLGNPEVRKVVDQSVQEFLTEYLELHPDVLDSILSKSLNAFKAALAAKRARELVRQKSVLKSSSLPGKLADCSSTNPEESEIFIVEGDSAGGSAKQGRDRRFQCSKRK; encoded by the exons ATGGCGCTTCTTCCGCGATATCTTTATCCTCATCTTCCTCTTCGTCTTATGGCCTCTCGCTCtcatttttttgttcattttcctTCTTTTCATTCTCTCGCTTCCTATCCTTGTTATTCCATCTTCTTCCACCCcag GACAAACTTTGCATTGAAGAGCATTTGCTGGTTTCCAGTTCAAAATGTACTTACGCCAAGGGCATTTATGTCTTCTAACATCACAACTGAATCTTTTCATGGAAGCAAAAGCTCGAAAGCTTATAACTCTGAGCAAATTCAG GTTCTGGAAGGATTGGACCCTGTTAGAAAAAGACCCGGAATGTATATTGGAAGTACAGGTCCTCGTGGTTTGCACCATTtg GTATACGAGATATTGGATAATGCTGTTGATGAGGCTCAAGCAGGTTTTGCAACACAAATAGATGTTGTTTTACATTCAAATGGTTCCGTGAGCATAACTGATAATGGGCGTGGG ATTCCAACTGATTTCCATCCTGTCACAAAGAAATCTGCCTTGGAAACAGTGTTGACG GTGTTACATGCAGGTGGCAAGTTTGGTGGCTTAAGTAGTGGTTACAGTATCTCTGGTGGCTTGCATGGTGTGGGTTTATCTGTGGTTAATGCCTTATCCGAG GCATTAGAAGTCACTGTTTGGAGAGATGGAATGGAATACCGGCAAAAATATTCACGGGGGAAGCCTGTAATGGCACTAACATGTCATGGGCTTTCGACTGAATCAAAGGATCGTCAAGGGACATGCATTTGGTTTTGGCCTGACAATAAAA TATTTACCACGGCAATTGAGTTTGACTACAACACACTTGCTGGACGAATTAGAGAACTTGCTTTTCTGAACCCTAAG CTTACTATCACTCTTAAAAAAGAAGATAATGATCCAGAGAAGAGCCTTTATAATGAATATTTCTTTGCTGGGGGACTGTTTGAATATGTGAAATGGCTAAATGCTGATAAG AAACCACTTCATGATGTGCTAGGTTTCAGCAGACAAATAGATGGAACCATAATTGATGTTGCTCTCCAGTG GTGTTCAGATGCATATTCAGATACAATGTTGGGTTATGCCAACAGCATACGAACGATTGATGGTGGCACACATATAGAAGGGGTCAAGGCTTCATTGACAAGAGTCCTCAATAACCTTGGAAAAAAGTCTAAGATTATCAGG GATAAGGATATTAGCTTAAGTGGTGAACATGTTAGGGAGGGACTGACATGCATTATTTCTGTGAAAGTGTCAAATCCAGAATTTGAAGGACAAACTAAG ACAAGATTGGGAAATCCTGAGGTGCGAAAAGTGGTTGATCAATCTGTTCAAGAGTTTCTTACTGAATATTTGGAGTTGCATCCAGATGTACTTGATTCAATCCTTTCCAAGTCCCTAAATGCTTTCAAG GCAGCTCTTGCAGCGAAGAGGGCAAGGGAATTAGTCCGGCAAAAGAGTGTGTTAAAATCATCATCTCTTCCTGGAAAACTGGCTGATTGTTCATCCACAAATCCAGAAGAATCTG AAATTTTCATAGTTGAAGGAGACTCAGCTGGTGGCAGTGCCAAGCAAGGCCGCGATAGGCGCTTTCAG TGCAGCAAAAGGAAGTGA